The following proteins are encoded in a genomic region of Drosophila willistoni isolate 14030-0811.24 chromosome 3R, UCI_dwil_1.1, whole genome shotgun sequence:
- the LOC6651650 gene encoding hemicentin-1 isoform X2 produces the protein MDIVGLLLILSLHLKTAFGSKDVPLHQIESLVGENIYLPCNVTTYDGDEPVLVLWYRDDKGTPIYSVDIRAGISKAPKRWSDESVFGDRAYFIFDKEPGKLSIQNTQGSDSGTYRCRVDFLKAQTFNTRVRLNVISPPKQVVIRDSANVERSTVVGPYSEGDIVTLKCQVIGGYPIPSVSWYRDGVEAQSDTTYLPGGKIIQSEISLGPLGREDLNSRLTCRAANHPRASIVESVVQIDMNFSPLNIRLLGAHQPLSAGRRYDLLCQSAGSRPPAVITWWQNGIRLEKTTETTSSDGNQTTSTLSISLSKSDAGKFLACKAYNHAIPSEPLEDGWKLDIQYVPEAYVRLGTSLDANALREGTDVYFDCLVVAHPQVFRIEWRHNGHPLPHNISQGVIISNHSLVLQGVTRSTAGNYSCVGFNAEGEGISAPFPLNILYAPTCAQNQPKIYGVAKQEDAQIKCVVDANPHDVDFSWTFNNSAESIDVATNHITRSGTTSIVTYTPITELDYGTLLCVASNRIGRQRVPCVYHIIAAGRPDQVHNCTLINISMSSLTVTCSDGFNGGLPQLFILELQDSFTHEIKANITSTSPRFTVSGLVPGSLYRLSIFAYNSKGRSDPAILNAAMLRMPEKQLTSEQTNNPRAELLFSPMVSLTIGLTLAVLVAILAIILALRIPCAATTRRRPKALSNENVSRDESPGPSDKSTGSKDGDDSDEKNPDVVPEAIDPDEQVGEAYMIDCARRRQQISTIDANCSPNRGILVNESLPQHVGGAEMTLHASHSIGYCTLRGGIQGQGPNSLGGLSINVTPHVYSNSIAQCTLPRQSSQGAWPRYSSNLAGARHVAPISTFHQLSIPPARIHGQPVDSNAPSSPSASSSSITSPSNALTHPHGRTIALHHINQAQRSRVCVGIAANGIHSVDQNQSDDEVTVQTPLMLKRDSTV, from the exons tTCCTCTTCATCAAATTGAGTCTTTAGTTGGTGAAAATATTTACCTTCCATGCAATGTAACAACATATGATGGAGACGAACCCGTTTTGGTTTTATGGTATCGAGATGACAAAGGAACTCCCATATACAG CGTTGATATACGTGCTGGAATTTCAAAGGCTCCGAAACGATGGTCCGATGAATCGGTTTTTGGTGACAGAGCCTACTTTATTTTTGATAAAGAACCGGGAAAACTTTCAATTCAAAATACCCAAGGAAGTGATTCGGGAACATATAGATGCAGGGTTGATTTCTTAAAAGCTCAGACATTTAATACACGAGTTCGCCTCAATGTAATAT CTCCACCAAAACAAGTTGTCATTCGAGATAGTGCAAATGTTGAGAGATCCACTGTGGTAGGACCATATAGCGAAGGTGACATAGTGACACTGAAATGTCAAGTTATTGGCG GCTATCCAATTCCATCTGTTAGCTGGTACAGAGATGGCGTTGAAGCACAATCTGATACCACTTACTTACCAGGTGGCAAAATCATTCAGAGTGAAATTTCACTAGGCCCACTTGGAAGGGAGGATCTTAACTCTCGGCTAACATGCAGAGCTGCTAACCATCCCAGAGCTTCGATTGTGGAATCCGTTGTTCAAATCGATATGAACT TCTCTCCTTTAAATATACGATTATTGGGTGCCCATCAACCACTTTCGGCCGGTCGAAGATATGATCTTCTATGTCAAAGTGCCGGGTCAAGACCTCCAGCGGTTATAACTTGGTGGCAAAATGGAATTCGTCTCGAAAAGACAACTGAAACT ACTTCAAGTGATGGCAATCAAACAACTAGTACTCTTTCAATAAGCCTAAGTAAATCAGATGCTGGAAAGTTCCTAGCCTGCAAGGCTTATAATCATGCTATACCCTCGGAACCACTCGAAGATGGTTGGAAACTGGATATTCAAT ATGTACCCGAGGCTTATGTCCGTTTGGGAACATCTCTAGATGCCAATGCACTGCGTGAAGGAACCGATGTTTACTTTGATTGTTTAGTTGTTGCTCATCCGCAGGTCTTTAGAATTGAATGGCGCCATAAT GGTCACCCATTGCCGCATAATATTTCCCAAGGGGTCATAATAAGTAACCATTCCTTAGTATTACAAGGCGTTACAAGATCTACGGCTGGTAATTACTCTTGTGTCGGCTTTAATGCAGAAGGTGAAGGCATCAGTGCGCCATTTCCtctaaatattttat ATGCTCCCACATGTGCTCAAAATCAACCGAAAATTTATGGAGTTGCTAAACAGGAAGATGCCCAGATCAAATGTGTGGTAGATGCCAATCCCCATGATGTGGATTTCAGTTGGACTTTTAACAATTCCGCTGAAAGTATTGATGTGGCAACAAATCATATTACTCGTTCGG GAACCACGTCAATTGTAACTTATACGCCGATTACCGAACTAGATTATGGCACATTATTATGTGTAGCGTCTAATAGAATTGGAAGACAACGAGTTCCTTGTGTCTATCATATAATTGCTGCAG GACGTCCGGATCAAGTGCATAATTGTACCCTAATCAATATATCAATGTCCTCGCTAACTGTAACCTGTAGTGATGGTTTTAATGGCGGATTACCACAGTTGTTTATATTGGAGCTTCAAGATTCTTTCACCCAC GAAATAAAAGCTAATATCACATCAACGAGTCCAAGATTCACAGTTTCAGGCCTTGTTCCTGGCAGTCTATATCGCTTATCGATTTTCGCATATAATTCTAAAGGACGGTCAGATCCGGCTATTCTGAATGCTGCAATGCTTCGTATGCCGGAAAAGCAACTTACATCTGAACAAA CGAATAATCCACGCGCTGAGTTGCTTTTCTCTCCGATGGTATCATTAACCATTGGATTGACATTGGCTGTCCTTGTTGCAATCCTGGCTATCATACTTGCTCTTCGTATACCCTGTGCGGCAACGACAAGACGTCGACCAAAAGCACTATCTAATGAAAATGTGTCCAGAGACGAGTCTCCTGGACCAAGTGATAAAAGTACAGGCAGCAAAGATGGCGACGATAGCGATGAAAAGAACCCAGATGTAGTACCTGAAGCGATTGATCCAGACGAGCAAGTGGGAGAAGCTTATATG ATTGATTGTGCCAGGAGAAGGCAGCAGATTTCCACAATTGATGCCAATTGCAGTCCTAACAGAGGAATTCTTGTCAATGAATCTCTACCACAGCATGTGGGTGGTGCTGAAATGACTTTACATGCCTCCCATAGCATTGGCTATTGCACATTACGTGGTGGAATACAAGGCCAAGGACCCAATTCTCTTGGTGGACTATCAATT AATGTCACTCCACATGTTTATTCCAATTCAATTGCCCAGTGCACTCTACCCCGTCAGTCGTCTCAAGGTGCTTGGCCCAGATACAGCAGCAATTTGGCAGGAGCCAGACATGTGGCACCCATTTCGACATTTCACCAACTATCCATTCCACCAGCACGAATTCATGGACAGCCTGTGGATTCGAATGCACCATCATCCCCATCCGCTTCTAGCAGCTCCATAACCTCGCCATCCAATGCTTTAACACACCCCCATGGACGAACCATAGCACTACATCACATTAATCAAGCCCAACGAAGTAGGGTCTGTGTTGGAATTGCGGCCAATGGCATCCATTCGGTTGATCAAAACCAGTCAGATGATGAAGTTACCGTCCAAACTCCGTTAATGTTAAAACGCGATAGCACCGTATGA
- the LOC6651650 gene encoding hemicentin-1 isoform X1 has translation MDIVGLLLILSLHLKTAFGSKDVPLHQIESLVGENIYLPCNVTTYDGDEPVLVLWYRDDKGTPIYSVDIRAGISKAPKRWSDESVFGDRAYFIFDKEPGKLSIQNTQGSDSGTYRCRVDFLKAQTFNTRVRLNVISPPKQVVIRDSANVERSTVVGPYSEGDIVTLKCQVIGGYPIPSVSWYRDGVEAQSDTTYLPGGKIIQSEISLGPLGREDLNSRLTCRAANHPRASIVESVVQIDMNFSPLNIRLLGAHQPLSAGRRYDLLCQSAGSRPPAVITWWQNGIRLEKTTETTSSDGNQTTSTLSISLSKSDAGKFLACKAYNHAIPSEPLEDGWKLDIQYVPEAYVRLGTSLDANALREGTDVYFDCLVVAHPQVFRIEWRHNGHPLPHNISQGVIISNHSLVLQGVTRSTAGNYSCVGFNAEGEGISAPFPLNILYAPTCAQNQPKIYGVAKQEDAQIKCVVDANPHDVDFSWTFNNSAESIDVATNHITRSGTTSIVTYTPITELDYGTLLCVASNRIGRQRVPCVYHIIAAGRPDQVHNCTLINISMSSLTVTCSDGFNGGLPQLFILELQDSFTHEIKANITSTSPRFTVSGLVPGSLYRLSIFAYNSKGRSDPAILNAAMLRMPEKQLTSEQMHFINSLANNPRAELLFSPMVSLTIGLTLAVLVAILAIILALRIPCAATTRRRPKALSNENVSRDESPGPSDKSTGSKDGDDSDEKNPDVVPEAIDPDEQVGEAYMIDCARRRQQISTIDANCSPNRGILVNESLPQHVGGAEMTLHASHSIGYCTLRGGIQGQGPNSLGGLSINVTPHVYSNSIAQCTLPRQSSQGAWPRYSSNLAGARHVAPISTFHQLSIPPARIHGQPVDSNAPSSPSASSSSITSPSNALTHPHGRTIALHHINQAQRSRVCVGIAANGIHSVDQNQSDDEVTVQTPLMLKRDSTV, from the exons tTCCTCTTCATCAAATTGAGTCTTTAGTTGGTGAAAATATTTACCTTCCATGCAATGTAACAACATATGATGGAGACGAACCCGTTTTGGTTTTATGGTATCGAGATGACAAAGGAACTCCCATATACAG CGTTGATATACGTGCTGGAATTTCAAAGGCTCCGAAACGATGGTCCGATGAATCGGTTTTTGGTGACAGAGCCTACTTTATTTTTGATAAAGAACCGGGAAAACTTTCAATTCAAAATACCCAAGGAAGTGATTCGGGAACATATAGATGCAGGGTTGATTTCTTAAAAGCTCAGACATTTAATACACGAGTTCGCCTCAATGTAATAT CTCCACCAAAACAAGTTGTCATTCGAGATAGTGCAAATGTTGAGAGATCCACTGTGGTAGGACCATATAGCGAAGGTGACATAGTGACACTGAAATGTCAAGTTATTGGCG GCTATCCAATTCCATCTGTTAGCTGGTACAGAGATGGCGTTGAAGCACAATCTGATACCACTTACTTACCAGGTGGCAAAATCATTCAGAGTGAAATTTCACTAGGCCCACTTGGAAGGGAGGATCTTAACTCTCGGCTAACATGCAGAGCTGCTAACCATCCCAGAGCTTCGATTGTGGAATCCGTTGTTCAAATCGATATGAACT TCTCTCCTTTAAATATACGATTATTGGGTGCCCATCAACCACTTTCGGCCGGTCGAAGATATGATCTTCTATGTCAAAGTGCCGGGTCAAGACCTCCAGCGGTTATAACTTGGTGGCAAAATGGAATTCGTCTCGAAAAGACAACTGAAACT ACTTCAAGTGATGGCAATCAAACAACTAGTACTCTTTCAATAAGCCTAAGTAAATCAGATGCTGGAAAGTTCCTAGCCTGCAAGGCTTATAATCATGCTATACCCTCGGAACCACTCGAAGATGGTTGGAAACTGGATATTCAAT ATGTACCCGAGGCTTATGTCCGTTTGGGAACATCTCTAGATGCCAATGCACTGCGTGAAGGAACCGATGTTTACTTTGATTGTTTAGTTGTTGCTCATCCGCAGGTCTTTAGAATTGAATGGCGCCATAAT GGTCACCCATTGCCGCATAATATTTCCCAAGGGGTCATAATAAGTAACCATTCCTTAGTATTACAAGGCGTTACAAGATCTACGGCTGGTAATTACTCTTGTGTCGGCTTTAATGCAGAAGGTGAAGGCATCAGTGCGCCATTTCCtctaaatattttat ATGCTCCCACATGTGCTCAAAATCAACCGAAAATTTATGGAGTTGCTAAACAGGAAGATGCCCAGATCAAATGTGTGGTAGATGCCAATCCCCATGATGTGGATTTCAGTTGGACTTTTAACAATTCCGCTGAAAGTATTGATGTGGCAACAAATCATATTACTCGTTCGG GAACCACGTCAATTGTAACTTATACGCCGATTACCGAACTAGATTATGGCACATTATTATGTGTAGCGTCTAATAGAATTGGAAGACAACGAGTTCCTTGTGTCTATCATATAATTGCTGCAG GACGTCCGGATCAAGTGCATAATTGTACCCTAATCAATATATCAATGTCCTCGCTAACTGTAACCTGTAGTGATGGTTTTAATGGCGGATTACCACAGTTGTTTATATTGGAGCTTCAAGATTCTTTCACCCAC GAAATAAAAGCTAATATCACATCAACGAGTCCAAGATTCACAGTTTCAGGCCTTGTTCCTGGCAGTCTATATCGCTTATCGATTTTCGCATATAATTCTAAAGGACGGTCAGATCCGGCTATTCTGAATGCTGCAATGCTTCGTATGCCGGAAAAGCAACTTACATCTGAACAAA TGCACTTTATCAATTCTTTAGCGAATAATCCACGCGCTGAGTTGCTTTTCTCTCCGATGGTATCATTAACCATTGGATTGACATTGGCTGTCCTTGTTGCAATCCTGGCTATCATACTTGCTCTTCGTATACCCTGTGCGGCAACGACAAGACGTCGACCAAAAGCACTATCTAATGAAAATGTGTCCAGAGACGAGTCTCCTGGACCAAGTGATAAAAGTACAGGCAGCAAAGATGGCGACGATAGCGATGAAAAGAACCCAGATGTAGTACCTGAAGCGATTGATCCAGACGAGCAAGTGGGAGAAGCTTATATG ATTGATTGTGCCAGGAGAAGGCAGCAGATTTCCACAATTGATGCCAATTGCAGTCCTAACAGAGGAATTCTTGTCAATGAATCTCTACCACAGCATGTGGGTGGTGCTGAAATGACTTTACATGCCTCCCATAGCATTGGCTATTGCACATTACGTGGTGGAATACAAGGCCAAGGACCCAATTCTCTTGGTGGACTATCAATT AATGTCACTCCACATGTTTATTCCAATTCAATTGCCCAGTGCACTCTACCCCGTCAGTCGTCTCAAGGTGCTTGGCCCAGATACAGCAGCAATTTGGCAGGAGCCAGACATGTGGCACCCATTTCGACATTTCACCAACTATCCATTCCACCAGCACGAATTCATGGACAGCCTGTGGATTCGAATGCACCATCATCCCCATCCGCTTCTAGCAGCTCCATAACCTCGCCATCCAATGCTTTAACACACCCCCATGGACGAACCATAGCACTACATCACATTAATCAAGCCCAACGAAGTAGGGTCTGTGTTGGAATTGCGGCCAATGGCATCCATTCGGTTGATCAAAACCAGTCAGATGATGAAGTTACCGTCCAAACTCCGTTAATGTTAAAACGCGATAGCACCGTATGA
- the LOC26529759 gene encoding 28S ribosomal protein S5, mitochondrial translates to MNSALLRGFLNKTWRTSILVPLKTYVPQPPVLLNLNCSRNTSFFNKLPAEDIWRGVTAVSNAGKKRGRGKGTGKKTAKDLNRGQTIGLGKKNFVWPGLNSPIIRGNDLIQQQPLAENLEREKNIIKLRDSMGGFRMMKLNPIDRGWSGSKMPGRSIGPPDAVGDEEFESFDTRVLENKIVFIMKGNMGRKRRYSVLSVTGNGNGLAGFSVAKAPEVRTALRKSKNRAGQKLINIDLCENRTIYHDFYTGFGKTKIFCFKKPEGYGLVCHRAIQTICKVVGIKDLYAKIEGSTNLQHIVKAFFIGLMRQKSYQTIANATNLHVVEFQKATNGVAQIQAVPLTTEATNKPPNRIIDFMQYTLGNKIVLKKKKIAPFYVNTKGHTLYQIKQERFRNQANVRLHKLVNQ, encoded by the exons ATGAATTCGGCTTTGTTACGGGGTTTTCTGAATAAAACTTGGAGAACTTCCATACTAGTTCCCTTAAAAACTTACGTTCCCCAACCGCCAGTGCTATTGAACTTGAATTGTTCCCGTAACACCAGTTTTTTTAacaaat tACCTGCTGAGGATATTTGGCGTGGAGTTACAGCAGTTAGTAATGCTGGCAAGAAAAGAGGTCGTGGAAAGGGAACGGGAAAAAAGACGGCAAAGGATCTGAATAGAGGGCAAACCATCGGTCTTGGAAAAAAGAATTTCGTATGGCCGGGTCTAAATTCACCGATTATCCGCGGAAATGATCTTATTCAACAGCAGCCACTGGCTGAAAACTTggagagagaaaagaatatTATAAAGCTGCGTGATTCTATGGGTGGCTTTAGAATGATGAAGCTTAATCCAATAGATCGTGGATGGTCTGGAAGCAAAATGCCCGGTCGTAGTATTGGACCCCCAGATGCAGTTGGTGATGAGGAATTCGAATCATTCGACACTCGCGTTTTGGAGAATAAAATTGTCTTCATTATGAAAGGCAATATGGGCAGGAAACGAAGGTATTCCGTGTTATCTGTGACCGGAAATGGCAATGGTTTGGCAGGATTTTCTGTGGCCAAAGCTCCAGAGGTTCGAACAGCTTTacgaaaatcaaaaaatcGAGCGggacaaaaactaattaatattGATTTATGTGAAAATAGAACTATTTACCACGATTTTTACACTGGTTTTGGCAAGACGAAAATATTTTGCTTCAAAAAACCGGAGGGTTATGGTTTGGTCTGCCATCGGGCCATTCAAACCATTTGTAAGGTTGTAGGTATTAAGGATCTGTATGCTAAAATTGAGGGATCGACAAATCTGCAACATATAGTTAAAGCATTTTTCATTGGCCTTATGCGACAGAAGTCCTACCAAACGATTGCCAATGCAACAAATTTGCATGTTGTTGAATTCCAAAAGGCCACCAACGGCGTCGCACAAATACAAGCAGTCCCTTTGACAACGGAAGCGACTAACAAGCCACCAAATCGGATTATAGACTTCATGCAATATACATTGGGAAACAAAATCgtgttaaaaaagaaaaaaattgctCCATTTTATGTGAATACGAAAGGACATACCCTATATCAAATTAAACAGGAGCGTTTTAGAAATCAAGCAAATGTACGCCTTCACAAATTGGTTAATCAAtga